In Carassius gibelio isolate Cgi1373 ecotype wild population from Czech Republic chromosome B13, carGib1.2-hapl.c, whole genome shotgun sequence, one genomic interval encodes:
- the prkg1a gene encoding cGMP-dependent protein kinase 1a isoform X4: MRSEWDSDSDDCDWGDSEEEDSLQTLREDVRTANVIAAESVTCLVIDRDSYKHLIGGLEDVSNKSGEDAEAKAKYEVENAFFSNLDLSDFNIIDTLGVGGFGRVELVQLKSDELKTFAMKILKKRHIVDTRQQEHIRSEKLIMQEAHSDFIVRLYRTFKDSKYLYMLMEACLGGELWTILRDRGNFDDSTTRFYTACVVEAFAYLHSKGIIYRDLKPENLILDHRGYAKLVDFGFAKKIGFGKKTWTFCGTPEYVAPEIILNKGHDISADYWSLGILMYELLTGSPPFSGPDPMKTYNIILRGIDMIEFPKKITKNAANLIKKLCRDTPSERLGNLKNGVKDIQKHKWFEGFNWDGLRKGTLTPPIIPNLTSSTDTSNFDSFPEDNEEPPPDDNSGWDTDF, translated from the exons ATGAGGTCAGAGTGGGATTCAGACTCTGATGACTGCGACTGGGGCGACAGTGAGGAAGAGGACAGTCTGCAAACTCTGAG GGAGGATGTCAGAACAGCTAATGTCATCGCAGCAGAGTCTGTCACCTGCCTTGTGATTGACAGAGA CTCATACAAACACCTGATTGGAGGTCTGGAAGACGTGTCCAACAAAAGCGGTGAAGACGCAGAGGCAAAAGCAAA ATACGAGGTAGAGAACGCATTCTTCTCCAACCTAGACCTGTCTGACTTCAACATCATCGACACTCTTGGCGTTGGAGGATTTGGCCGTGTTGAGCTG GTGCAGCTCAAGAGCGATGAGTTGAAGACATTTGCGATGAAGATCTTAAAGAAGCGCCACATTGTGGACACAAGACAACAGGAGCACATCCGCTCGGAGAAACTGATCATGCAGGAGGCACATTCAGACTTTATAGTCAG ACTCTATAGGACATTTAAGGACAGTAAGTACCTCTATATGCTGATGGAGGCGTGTTTAGGTGGAGAACTGTGGACTATTCTCAGAGACCG GGGCAACTTTGATGATTCAACTACGCGCTTTTACACGGCATGTGTGGTGGAGGCGTTCGCTTACCTGCATTCCAAAGGCATCATATACAGAGACCTCAAACCGGAGAACCTGATCCTAGACCACAGAGGCTACGCCAAACTG GTGGATTTTGGCTTTGCTAAGAAGATCGGCTTTGGGAAGAAGACGTGGACATTCTGTGGTACACCAGAGTATGTGGCTCCAGAGATCATCCTGAATAAAGGTCATGACATCTCTGCAGATTACTGGTCCCTCGGCATCCTCATGTACGAGCTGCTGACTGGCAG TCCTCCTTTTTCAGGACCGGATCCAATGAAAACATACAACATCATTCTTAGAGGCATCGACATGATAGAATTCCctaaaaaaattaccaaaaatgCTGCCAATCTCATCAAAAAGCTATGCAG aGACACGCCGTCTGAAAGACTAGGAAACTTGAAAAACGGAGTCAAAGACATCCAGAAGCACAA ATGGTTTGAAGGATTTAACTGGGACGGATTGAGGAAGGGCACACTGACGCCCCCCATCATACCTAAT ctaacATCATCCACAGACACTAGTAACTTTGACAGCTTTCCTGAGGACAATGAAGAGCCACCACCTGATGATAACTCAGGCTGGGACACAGACTTCTAA
- the prkg1a gene encoding cGMP-dependent protein kinase 1a isoform X3, whose translation MTQEDCPGQEPVYLRSMGKGDSFGEKALQGEDVRTANVIAAESVTCLVIDRDSYKHLIGGLEDVSNKSGEDAEAKAKYEVENAFFSNLDLSDFNIIDTLGVGGFGRVELVQLKSDELKTFAMKILKKRHIVDTRQQEHIRSEKLIMQEAHSDFIVRLYRTFKDSKYLYMLMEACLGGELWTILRDRGNFDDSTTRFYTACVVEAFAYLHSKGIIYRDLKPENLILDHRGYAKLVDFGFAKKIGFGKKTWTFCGTPEYVAPEIILNKGHDISADYWSLGILMYELLTGSPPFSGPDPMKTYNIILRGIDMIEFPKKITKNAANLIKKLCRDTPSERLGNLKNGVKDIQKHKWFEGFNWDGLRKGTLTPPIIPNLTSSTDTSNFDSFPEDNEEPPPDDNSGWDTDF comes from the exons ATGACTCAAGAGGACTGTCCAGGTCAGGAGCCCGTCTATTTGCGTTCTATGGGGAAAGGAGACTCTTTTGGGGAAAAAGCCCTACAGGG GGAGGATGTCAGAACAGCTAATGTCATCGCAGCAGAGTCTGTCACCTGCCTTGTGATTGACAGAGA CTCATACAAACACCTGATTGGAGGTCTGGAAGACGTGTCCAACAAAAGCGGTGAAGACGCAGAGGCAAAAGCAAA ATACGAGGTAGAGAACGCATTCTTCTCCAACCTAGACCTGTCTGACTTCAACATCATCGACACTCTTGGCGTTGGAGGATTTGGCCGTGTTGAGCTG GTGCAGCTCAAGAGCGATGAGTTGAAGACATTTGCGATGAAGATCTTAAAGAAGCGCCACATTGTGGACACAAGACAACAGGAGCACATCCGCTCGGAGAAACTGATCATGCAGGAGGCACATTCAGACTTTATAGTCAG ACTCTATAGGACATTTAAGGACAGTAAGTACCTCTATATGCTGATGGAGGCGTGTTTAGGTGGAGAACTGTGGACTATTCTCAGAGACCG GGGCAACTTTGATGATTCAACTACGCGCTTTTACACGGCATGTGTGGTGGAGGCGTTCGCTTACCTGCATTCCAAAGGCATCATATACAGAGACCTCAAACCGGAGAACCTGATCCTAGACCACAGAGGCTACGCCAAACTG GTGGATTTTGGCTTTGCTAAGAAGATCGGCTTTGGGAAGAAGACGTGGACATTCTGTGGTACACCAGAGTATGTGGCTCCAGAGATCATCCTGAATAAAGGTCATGACATCTCTGCAGATTACTGGTCCCTCGGCATCCTCATGTACGAGCTGCTGACTGGCAG TCCTCCTTTTTCAGGACCGGATCCAATGAAAACATACAACATCATTCTTAGAGGCATCGACATGATAGAATTCCctaaaaaaattaccaaaaatgCTGCCAATCTCATCAAAAAGCTATGCAG aGACACGCCGTCTGAAAGACTAGGAAACTTGAAAAACGGAGTCAAAGACATCCAGAAGCACAA ATGGTTTGAAGGATTTAACTGGGACGGATTGAGGAAGGGCACACTGACGCCCCCCATCATACCTAAT ctaacATCATCCACAGACACTAGTAACTTTGACAGCTTTCCTGAGGACAATGAAGAGCCACCACCTGATGATAACTCAGGCTGGGACACAGACTTCTAA